In one window of Solanum pennellii chromosome 2, SPENNV200 DNA:
- the LOC107009770 gene encoding uncharacterized protein LOC107009770 yields MVASYKHAIMVKEVTWEKPQQPFLKLNTVGSALNNPGKIGGGGIVRDYQGNMIYAYTIPLGIGTNNQAEIQAVSHGLHWCIQHGYRKIHLEVGSELVIHWLSNQTNYPWNLQPYILEIHRIVHQLERFKITHVYREANNTADRLSKYSHNTDIVQNFYIKDQLPTLAKRKLHSRKTWHG; encoded by the coding sequence ATGGTGGCAAGTTACAAACATGCTATTATGGTTAAAGAAGTAACGTGGGAGAAACCTCAACAACCATTCCTCAAGCTCAACACTGTTGGGAGTGCCCTTAACAACCCCGGGAAAATTGGAGGAGGAGGAATAGTAAGAGATTATCAAGGTAATATGATATATGCATATACTATTCCTTTGGGTATTGGTACCAACAACCAAGCGGAAATTCAAGCAGTTAGCCATGGTTTACATTGGTGCATTCAGCATGGATATAGAAAAATACACTTGGAAGTGGGTTCAGAATTGGTCATTCATTGGCTTTCGAATCAAACCAACTACCCATGGAACCTACAGCCATACATCCTGGAAATCCACAGAATAGTGCATCAGTTGGAAAGATTCAAGATTACTCATGTCTACAGGGAGGCAAACAACACGGCTGATCGGCTATCCAAATATAGTCACAACACAGACATTGTTCAAAACTTTTACATCAAGGATCAATTACCTACTCTTGCGAAGAGGAAGCTTCATTCTAGAAAAACATGGCATGGCTAA